One Glycine max cultivar Williams 82 chromosome 8, Glycine_max_v4.0, whole genome shotgun sequence genomic window, AAAGGTTCATGGATCACATTATTgagccaaaaaaagaaaataaacacttGGCTTAGGTTCGGACTTAGGAAGTGTCCCAGGGCCTAGGTTCGGGGAGGGCAACGACCATACCTTCGAGGTCGTGGTCGAGGAGAACTTGGCATCCGAGCCTGGAGTGTTTGTTGAGGACCCTTGCTCGGGAATTGCGAACGAGGACGTACTCCTCGTCGTAGGAGCGAGGGGGTAGCTTGTCGAGCCACTCCTGCGCGATGTTGACCTCGCAGTGGGCCGCGCAGGCGTCGATCTCCTCCAGGCGGTGGGACTCCGGGTCGACCAGGCCCGTGTTTATCAGCGCCTTCAGCAGGGTCTGACCGGCCAGGCCCACCACCTCGTGCTTCTTACCCGCGAAGTCGATCGCCGACAGCCGCACGATGCGGTCCGCGACCTTCTTCGTGGAGGAGGAAGAGGTGGAGGTGCGGGAGATCAGGGATTTGGAGAAGAACGAGACGGAGGGGAGGCGGTGCACTTGCGAGGACAGTCTCTGCAGATTCGCCACTGCCATTGGTGATTGTTGTTCGGCCAAGGAAGCCCGTCCAGAGTGCTCTTTTGGTTCGGAAATCGGAACAAAGGGAAATGAATTTGGGTTGGGCCCGATCGTTTTCAGATGGGCTCAATGCAGAGTATGGGGGCAAAACTTTTTGCACTCCCACTATTGCTTCTTACATTTCTCATTGTATTTCGAAAATCTTCCGGAAAGGCAACAGGAAGTGAAAAAGCAACGTACCAACGCATGTCAGACTAGGCCATtgttaaagactaaaatatatttttcatccgtATGAATatgaaaacatttaaaattcattccgAAAAAATTTTCAGTATGTTTTTgtcttcataaaattaaaatgtatcatAACATATAAATATCTAAACCTACGTATATTACttttttacattggttatatgcataattgatataaaaatcataatattagGTTTGGATTACATtccgataaaaaaataatacatttcaattttaagaaaacaaattttaaatattttcaaagacaaaaataacattttagcCATTGTCAAACATACCTCCTTTACTCAGTaaatatacctttttttttgttattgaattTACTTAAATAACTCATCCTTTACCGGTCCAAATattagaaacaatttttttagatatttttaccTTACATCTCTTATATATCTCACTCCAAAACTTGCATATGAAACAGAGTATTAGGGATCCTAGAGTTTCATAATCTTTCTCTCCCTATAAAGTATTAGGAATCCTAAAGTATTAGATGGTCTTCAAACCCAGCGCATTACAAGCATTATCAGCTAACAAACCCAGCACATTACAAGCATCCACAGAATGTTTCGTCATTTATTCTATTAATGGTCTTcaaatcatcaaatgaattacACACAACTTGGAACATTAAACAAAGATCTCAAATAATATAACTCGCTTGAACCAAGTTGGGAATAATTTAACCTCCCAACAGAGAATCCTTTAGTTATTGGACTCCACTCTTgaatattaaaatcatatacaaAGATGCTGGAAATTGTGTTGTTAGTAATAACAATTGGAATTTTAAAGGGAATGAGAAAAATGACACACAGATATGCAAATATAAGAGATTTAATGAGATTCGATAGATGTGCTTATGTCTTTGAGAGTAAAGtaactatttctatttcttattAAAGAACAATAGAGTTATATTGCAATGTTTAATATTACGTACCCACACCTCCAACTCGTTTCGTAATCCAACAATTGGTGACTTCTACGCTTAGCTTCAAAATTTGTCCGATCCATAAAATATAAGTCATTATAAGTCATGTACAACATGTGTAAATGTAAGGTGTGTGCCTTTAGCATATTTTCAATTAACCTTCATCCaaacaagaaatattttttttatcaccatgATAAGTGAGAACATTATCAATCATTTGTGTATTCCTAAAGACAATAACTTGTTGTTTGGATGAATGAAAATTCACTCTTTGAAAATAAGGAGGCTTagaatgaatatataaaaaaaaatatacaccaaATAGATTCACATGGTATCAAATATCTAGCGTCGTAGTAGTGTCTAATTTATCTGCTCACCATCCCTATCAATTATATTTGATTGTTCCCAACTAACATGCAACCCACTTAGACTGAAACTCGCATATGGGAAACAGCCAGAGACAATGTGGATGACAACACCCGTCATTTTAGCTTGATGAAGGATTTGCAACCCGTACCCGACCAATGCACAACCCTAATTTTCAGAAAAGGTGAGAATCAATTTCTTGTGATTTTAAATTGCTAGAGATTGTTCCATATATTTGAATCActttagcatgcattttctAGTAGTTAGTAGTTTTTaactactagaaaataaatcgccaaaagaaataattaaataataatataattagggACACATCATCACTTAATAATGAGATTTGACCAGGACTACAAATATGGACATATAGAAACATTAGGGACTAAGGGCCGTCAAATTTTTTAGTAACAAAAAGTGAAAActcaaaaaagttaaaaattaaaaacaaaattaaaactttatttatttttgtgtgtagaAGCAGCAATATCAATAGAGTCGGCCTAACAGCATTCTCGTTTATAGTTTGGGATGAAATTTAGTTCATGCAGCCTTCTGAAAAGTAGCTTATAGATTTATTTGACcgttttctttttattacaaTATAAGAAGAGCTTATGAGCAAATTATTTAAGCATGAATTTCAATACCTTGTTCACATAAAACTAGAGCTAATTACTTAGAATTCTCCAAAGTTGTGCAAATTTTAAACAAGAACTTTCTGCACAGCGAAAGGTGTGCTATCAACTTTTGCTGGATATCCCAACACCATCTCAACGATCATTTCAGCAGTCCCCAAAGCCTGGAAATTTCTCCAAAATTAGAGACTTCTCTAAATGTTTATTCAGATTAAAGTCAGCATGCTAACTACCATCTTAGTGTAAATAGGAAAtgttataatgttattttttttttataatgaagatTAGAAGTATCTGAGAAGCCAGAACTCACCATTAAAAGTCCACTCCCTTCATGTCCAGCTGCAAGGTACACATTTGACAAGCCAGGCACAGGCCCAATCACTGGCTTCCCATTAGGCACTGACAGTAACACTATGCAAGTCAATAATATGTTGTGTacatagattttgcaagtgtaaataaaatataaatagtttAGCTGCATAAGATAGCAAACAGATATTGTGACTCACTGTAAGGTCGTAATCCTATTCTGACTTTTCTACTTGCACTTAGATCTGAAAGTGGAAGTGTTTTCAATTTGGGAAAGAATTCTCCAACTCGCTTCCATATGTAACTGACAACAGACTCGTCCAAATTGGTGTTGAAACCAACAAATTCACGGCTACTCCCTTGACAGTGGATAAGATTTTGGTTTTTCACCACACGGATAGGGAAAATgttaaaattctaaaacaatATAGAAGAATTTGCATCAACAGCAAAACTTGATCTATTTCATGAAAACTAGAATGCTAtttatgaatgaaatgaaaagagagTTATGTTCGGCCAAAAAGATAagactttcaattcaatttaaatgCACGTTTGAAGACAGAACAAATACCATCTAGTATATGCAAATCAAACCATGAGCtgttagattaattatttaattgtgtAGTTTACTATTAATCAATTATTtggaatttttattaattagaaatatattaattatggtcaatagttattattatgataCTATTGATGAACATGATATTGAGCTTTGTTTTAAGTAACCCGTGAGGCTGTGATGGGTTGGATCATTAGTATTCTGTTGAGAGGTGTCTATCCTCATCTCGTGAGTAAATAAATTGTAGTCCCATAAGCAATTTATACATTTAGAAACACTCAGCAGGAAGAGGACAATGCTCTCACAAAATATCTTTTTCCTGAACAACCACAAGCATTAGCATGAATCCATGTATGCGTTCTTCATTCATCTCTATAACATACTGATGATTTACATGCTGtaatttatatctatatatGATCTTGACATTCTAAAATTGCTTAAAATCCATCATGAGCATCCGATAAAGAGAAAACAAGTCATTGAATAACTACCAGCACACAAGCTTTGTTTGATAGGAAATCCTTTCAAAGATAAAAGATTATTCAATATTAAATAATGGTCAGAACTTAAAACTTCAAAGCAACATATGCAATCATCCGACATATAGATTAGCAATATGAGCCTCCCCATTGCAGATATTATTTACATAGGCCATGGAAAAAAAGCTTACCAAGAAGAAGATTTCCTGCTGCATCTATACTTGCTACCATTGAAACAGATAAGTTCTTTTGATGATCAGGGGATTCTGAACCAGAAATTGTTGGATGGTTGAGATAATCTGCCTCCATCAAGCCATGATTCAtttgaaggaaattgaaattttgaaccACAAGTAGGTGACCCTTCACAACAAACAAACAGAAGAACGTATAAAAGGAATATGAATCAATCAATTAACAAAACAACCTGATCAGCTTGAAATGAAAGGAAATATTAAGCAATAATGCAAAAACAATGTCACGTTCCTTTACAGTTTCAAGCAAGAAACAGAATGGATTGAAATTTAAGAGAGGAAATTTGAAGTCCTTTGGGCAAAATACTACAATGTCGCTAAGCACACACCCAAATGATTTCTAAAAATCTCCTTTATTCTGGTTTTAAGAAGAGAATATGACGGACAGAAAGTTCCCCTATCTTATTGCCCTCCACTGTCACCAACCACAAACCAAAGCGTATAGGTTAGAAACATCAACACACAGTCACAACTTCATTTCCGTTTAAATAGGAAAATGTATCAGAGTGCATGGTAAATGAAATACAATGAATGAAATCCTAGATATGCATGATTAGGTCAGTTCAAGGCTTCAATCTGTATATAAACACACCTTTCTGGGCATTACTGGAACATGTAAATCCATTCCCCAATTTCTAAACAAGTCCTGCATCAAAGAACCAGTCCAACAACCAGCTGCAACTATAACTGCTTTCTTGCTGTATATTGTGTTCTTGGAAGTCTGAACAGCTTTGACCTCTCCATTGCTATCTGACCTGagcaaaaaatgaaacaaaccaTTTAGTCAACAAAAATTGATTCCCTACCAACACTTTCAGTGCCACAGTTAGtgcaacaaaaaggaaaaaaataaaataaacctgATGAAACATTTCACTGGGTCATCATAAAATTCTGTATATCTTCCTTTTGATGCAAAACTCCTGTTAGTCTACACCAACAATAAATTAGCAACTATAAGTCTGAGATCATTTGGCAGCAGTGTGGTAAGACTttagttaaaagaaaaatgtaaacattgataattatttACAAGTTGCAAGTAAAAGATATGCAAAGAAAAATGAACCAAGAATACAGAACCTTTTCAATATATGCAACAGTGCGATAAGCATCTATTTGGCAGTCATCTGGTAGAAATGCAGCTGCACTGTCTTTGTCCACCAGTAGATCAGGTTCCTCTTTAATCAAATCACTGCTACACAGGTACTCTGCTTTCAACCCAGCCTCACATAGTAGTTTCACCCTCCCTTTTAGCACGTCTGACTCAGCATCAGTCCTACCAATTAATAGGCTTCCTGTAGATCAAAAGGCATGTCACATCAAAGTTCTGATCACTGTGGAAAAGAGGCCTAAAACTTTGATGACTACAAATATCAATGCCTCCTGCATATTACTGCACACAACACTTATGGAAGACGGAAAAGTTCAGAAACACCATAACTGCTTGAGGATAATCCATAGCAACCAATTAGCATCTCAAATTCACAATGATATGAGGCCATATATGATACGATTTACATTATTAGTAGTATgaattctatttcatttttaccTTTCAATCCCAGAAATACACAGGCAGATCTACATTCCAAATAAAGAAAGAAGTGCAATGTAACTAATCATCCTGATCTACAGAAAGTAGTCTCTCTTACCAATAATTTAGTGTTTCTCTCTCTATCTGTTGTTCTCTAATTTCTGATGTCAAAAAAGTGCTTTCAAAAAATGTTAAGATATGTAGTATCATGGCACCAGAGGCTGGAAGCTAAGTCCTACATATAACCCTATAGCCAGATGATCTTTGGGATTGAAGAGAGAATGACCTTAAACATGTTCCCAGCATGCATTTCATCGGAAGGATGGTGCCATTACCATATACATGCATGCTATCACAAAAAAGCATGCCATCTAAACAATTCATACAAAACTAAATATATCTGTTTTTCATTTGTAGGGCAGGTTCTATATACTATGATTAAACAATTATAACACAACCAGAAACTTCATTTTTCTGACGCAACTCCTACAATGCTTCACAATCAAAAGatgcaaattatatatatacagcTTCAAATTCAGTGATTCACATTGGCAATACTCCCAAATTGCGAcacaaagaaagagaaatttgtAGAAAGATACAGCTATTATAGTTATACCAGACTGTTTCCAACCCAACTCCACCATAGGATCCAAACCTTGCTCTTCTATGCTCTGTACCAGCGTCTTCCAAAGTTGATGACTCCTTGACGCAAGATCCCACGTAGCACTCCCAGGGGTTTTGTTTACCATCCACAGATGTCCCTGCCCTAGAAACAACCAgctcaaatttcaaaacaaagGGGAAGAGACCCAACAGTTAATCAAAATTCAGCATAAAACTCCATTTTCTAATTCTgcaatacaaaagaaaaagaattgaaaTCTCACACTTTGGCCCCCCGCCCCCAGATGAATGCAAATGACTTATAGCATGTTTGGATTTTCGATGCCATTAAAATCATGGTGATTATCTCAAAATCACggtgttaaaatgatttttccaAAGCAATAATGTGTTGCTTCACATTCACcgtgaaattaaaattgattttggctCACCTTACCACCACCCTAAACATGCAATTATGCATGTTGAGGAATTGATTCTATAGGTCCAAAACCGATTTTGAGTTGAAGCAACATTAAGTGCATTTTGCTTcgaatgaaatattttatactgTATTTTACTACTAACTTGTATTCAGAATATAAGGATACAAGcataaatcactttttttaaaaaatcaattttgctaGCCCTCACCCAAACATGGTGGAAAAATTGGTAAATCCAACATTTTTATATCAAACAATATGTGTACGCGTGGTGGAGAACAAATGTGCGTGCGAGCATGTGTCTATtacagtttttcttttcttttcccaaagagaaaaaaaaaaaaaagacgatcattgtattttttttatatatagtgatACCTGCGCCAGTGGCACCGGAACAAGGGACAGCCTTATCGACTACGGCGACAGAAAGGTCGGAAGAAACGAGGAAGTGGCGAGCGATGGTTAAGCCAATGACGCCAGCGCCAACTACGACGACGTCGTATGCTTGAGACGAAGAAGAACAAGAAACGGAGAACCGACCCTTACTGGTTGGGGTTTTGTTTTTCCAGGAATAAGCACATGGGTGAGTGGAAGAAAGGGTGCTGTTGTGCTTGGAAATAAGGTTCGGGTTCGGGAGCAATGTAGAGAGGGAAGCCATCGTGCTGGAGCTCTTCAATAGAATAGAACTTTGTTGTTTTTGGTTTCGGGTTTTTTGGCTGCTGCTTCGACCAAAGATTTTTTCTGAGGTTAATATCGTCAAATTAGTGATTATCACATGATTAACAGAGCAATAGTTATGTGATTATTAATTAAGTGATTGAATATAATTACAAGAATAATTAATGTAAGAGCTCGGTCTGCCTATCATGCCAATCAAGCTGGGCCAAACACTCgtttttttacctttatttaAAAGTTCTGTTCAATTCTAATTACAAACTGGTCCATCGACCCTTAGAATAAACTCAAATTAACAACAAAGTTAATTACACTGGTCCATCTTGCTCAATGAATGATAGAACTAACATTTCAATAATTGGTTCATGACAACATTAAAGATCATCCAAGTTAATTACATTGTCATTATACCAATGAATCTCAGAAGattttctctcacaattactcTCAATATCACAGCAAGAACTTTCCAAGGCTCTTTCTAATGATTCTGCAAGATCCATCTCCCACAAACCTAACCTACATATTGTGTTGTAGGTCTCATAACTGGTTACCCTCATGCCATCTGACACTAACTCCTTTAAGTCTCCTCTTATTTCTTCACTATTCAATATGTCTAGAAATCTTTTTGATACCCCAGATTGCCAGAAAACAACAATGGCACAACTCTTGTCCACCAATTTAACATCAAACTCTCGTGAAAAGATATCATGGGAAGAACGAAGTAAACTCTTCAGCATGCCAGCTGTGATACCAATTTTGAATCCCCATAAGAAAACCAAATGCTCACAACtgactttttttgtattattggtCCACATGCCGACATCCCCACCATTAAATGAATCTTGGATAGGGGTTGAGAATGGATGGAATACATTGGTGAAGTCTTCAAGCTCGGGGGCCAAATGCTTGTTGCCAGATTCAGTAACATTTGGGGAAATTTTCAATATAGAGCAAAGCTTCATAAATAAATAGGATAGCCTTAATGCAGTAAGTCCGTGAATCTTGCCTTCTTTTACTGTAGCTGTATAAacgaacaaataaaaaaaataataataagacttACCGATCGTGAAAATAAAACTAttcttttttctacttttttctttaaagtaATTCTTAAAGGAATTAAAACAAAACTCAGCAAGTTTGCAAATATTGACAAGCTAAGCATGCAGGTTGTAAAAGACTGCTCATAAAGGCTTTAGCGCTTTGCACATAATTAACAAGACAAATATGAAACCATCCAATAagcatgatttttaattttacacgaGACTAAAAGGTTGTGGACATCAAGAAGTAGTGACTGACCTTGGTCAGGAATTTCCAAATCAACTGGtgcaaaaaaatgattattcaaGTAGGATATAGCACTCGGAATGTTGGTCACTTTTCTCATGGTTCCATGTTTCTTCATCAAATAATTTATGTCAAGCACCTCAGGGAAAACCGAGCACAAGGAGCTCACAAATTCATCTATCTCAGGCGGAAGTGGAGCaatgaattttgaatgaatTAGTGTACAATCTGCATAAGTCAatgaaaagttaataaaacGAAGAAAGTAGACCAGATCAGTACTAGAACCAAGTTGAGAAATTTCCATTTAAGATATACACCATTAAGGCAATTGTGGGAGATAACAGGTTTCTGTGAAGCAGAAATCAAATCGATCACCTCTCGGAATCCACGAATTTTCTTGCTTTCCTCCTCTTCAAGATTTCGAAGCTCTCTCTGTGCAGTGTAAACCCACAATtatttccaaagaaaaaaagttagaagGAGCAAGCAAAAACGAGTAGAAATTTCTCATTACCTCCAATAAATCCTTATCTTCTTTAGAATTTGCCAAAACAATTCGTACTGCATGAATGGTCCCACTCTTAGTAGGgattggcaaaggaagaagatcATCTGAGTAGTCTAACACCATCTACAAACAGACAATcaagaaacaaaaggaaaaatggaaaatGATTCGTTTAAGTCATATATCAATAGCGAGGTGATCAAGGTTGTATCATTCAAATTGGACTATTGGAACACTTAAAATTTCATTAGTGCATTATACCTCCAGAATAAGTTGCACTTGACGTTCACTGCAAACATCTACAGTCATGCAAGGTCTTGATCTGAACTGTTCATTGCCCAGGACAATATTCCTAAGGGAGTTGACAAGTTCTTCTGCACAAAATGAGGgttaaagaataaaacaaaGACACAAGAAAAACCATTTTGTACAAAGAATATGCTAAAGATTTTCTTACCATCTCTGCTTTTGTTTGTGTCGGAGCTTTTACATGACTCTCTCCAATATTTAACCTTTGATCTAATCCTCTCAACAAACACTGTATCAGCAACAGTAGAGGGTGAAGAAGATTTCATCACACGAAGAGAAGGGAGAGCAGTCCCAAGACGAATTCTAGCTGCTGACTCTTGTGCTCTGGATAGATATGATATGCCTGTCATACAAATACAAATTAACAACAATCATAGGTCATTGAAAAAAAGGCAACCTAGTGCATGTACTAGCACCCATGACCCACCAACACCAAAGAAGGTACAGAGAGGGTAAATGTACTCAATCTTAGCCCCATGAGAGGATTTGAAGCCATGACCTCTAAGCTACAAAGAAGCAACTTTATTGTTGCTGCCAAGGCTCATTAGGATATCAAAATAAGGGATTTGGATTCCCTGCAGCAAGGAAATTTGACACATTCACAAAGTCAATCAATCAAAACCTTTAGATGAAGATCATAGGGTTTGGTAAACAAAAACTTATGCACATCCAAGATTTGAACTGTCTGTCTGATACTCTGATCTCCATCCAACAGTGCCGATTCATGACTATGTGAATGTGTAAATGCATGAAATTTGGATCCCAAAAATAAGTAACAGAATCATAGATCCTCAATgctgaccaaaaaaaaacaaatcatagaTCCTCAATTTACATGTCATAGCATAAGCTTTCTTTCTTCTGGATTTACAAACTTACATAGATCCTAGATATACACATTCTGGTAAGCAGTTGAAGGGTCCATCTCCTTCAGGTAACTAACAATCACCATGACCAAAACCCTACTTACTCATTCATTCACCTTGTCCAAACACTtgcaccagaaaaaaaaaacgaagaaagaaaattccaattTAGTTTTAGTTGTCTACACAAGCAACTTAAGTAGCATCTTCATTAACATGCACCCCATTTAGATGAACTTCTCCATTAGTACTTATagttataggagaagaaaataaaatggaaaaatgaAATAGGCTTCTCCCATAAGCTAAATTTAGAagcttatgcataagttaataAGCTCTCTCGTATTAGATTCTCAAAAAGCTGATGTTAACTTGCGAAAGAagcttctttcattttttttttctcctgcaagtgtttatgatttttttttatctaaacagGAACACAACCACAGATCCAAACTCCTAGTgattataactattttaaaaccaTTTCGCAGGCCCATTAAGAGcccaaaaaaaagagaagaaaagctCACCATTGTAGACGCAAGCATTGAAATCAAACCCCTGGCGAGCCATGGAGGCAAGTAGCGAAGTCTGGCACGAAAAGCTGTAAGTGGGCATCCCCATCTTCATTTCATCTCTTGGAAACAACATGAAATTATACCTGCACACCAACacattttcttaatatatatttttaaaaagagtaATCTTAAAATTTAGGTGTAGGCCAAACTCAACCCCTCTTGTATATACTCTAGTTTGGACATATCACTAATTGAAGTGAGAACTCcgacaggtttttttttttttaattgacaaatattagttgttaatttgttagtttttgttagtgaaGAATTCGAACCACTTCTCCCTTCAACTAACAAACCAACTTAAAGGGTGTTTGAGTTGAAAGAAAgcagaaaagaagagaaataaaaaaaaaaatagttagaaCCCACACTTTTAAGATGTGTCCGTttgtggagaaaaaaaaagtgaaaattaagAGAAATGAACTGTAAATTGACGTTGGACTCACACCTTAGCATTCTACTTTAATCCAAAACTTTCGCTTCAATTCACTTTCTTTCCTCTCCACCGAACGGAGCATACAGTCTATTCTAATTCGCAAATTTGATCTTAATtcactttcatttattttcactCTAACGACCGGACTCTAAGTAACCTAGTATTttccaaaaatgaaataataacaaaaaagagaAGGGTGGGTGTTGGGAGAGAGAGGCACTGACGGGTGAGCGAGGAGTTTGTCGGAGCGGGAGACGGAGAAGGGGCAGACGGCGAAGTGGAGGAGCTGGAATCTCTGGGCGGCGCGGCGGGCCTTGGAGTAGGCAGTCTGGGCGGTGTCGAAGGGTAGAGGGCGGAGCCACGACGGCGCGGAGGGAGAGCCCGTTTTTCCCATGGAAATGGCGACAAAGTCGGAGTTGGAGATGTGCGTCTTTATCTCTTGCAGGGACTCTTGGAAGTTGGAGGTTGTCACCTGCTTCACCCTCCATTTCGAGGAGGAGGACGTGCAGAGGGAACGACTCCGCAACTCAAACACCCAAGCCATAACATAGCATCACTACGCCGTCTCTGTTTCGCCTTTTTCCCTTTAACACCTGCAGTACTCGCCCGGGTCGGATCccaactaaatatttttatctataatacataattacaacaagtaaattaagaaatcgttattaaatttag contains:
- the LOC100802485 gene encoding glycine oxidase, with translation MASLSTLLPNPNLISKHNSTLSSTHPCAYSWKNKTPTSKGRFSVSCSSSSQAYDVVVVGAGVIGLTIARHFLVSSDLSVAVVDKAVPCSGATGAGQGHLWMVNKTPGSATWDLASRSHQLWKTLVQSIEEQGLDPMVELGWKQSGSLLIGRTDAESDVLKGRVKLLCEAGLKAEYLCSSDLIKEEPDLLVDKDSAAAFLPDDCQIDAYRTVAYIEKTNRSFASKGRYTEFYDDPVKCFIRSDSNGEVKAVQTSKNTIYSKKAVIVAAGCWTGSLMQDLFRNWGMDLHVPVMPRKGHLLVVQNFNFLQMNHGLMEADYLNHPTISGSESPDHQKNLSVSMVASIDAAGNLLLGSSREFVGFNTNLDESVVSYIWKRVGEFFPKLKTLPLSDLSASRKVRIGLRPYMPNGKPVIGPVPGLSNVYLAAGHEGSGLLMALGTAEMIVEMVLGYPAKVDSTPFAVQKVLV
- the LOC100803008 gene encoding poly(A)-specific ribonuclease PARN-like, with the translated sequence MAWVFELRSRSLCTSSSSKWRVKQVTTSNFQESLQEIKTHISNSDFVAISMGKTGSPSAPSWLRPLPFDTAQTAYSKARRAAQRFQLLHFAVCPFSVSRSDKLLAHPYNFMLFPRDEMKMGMPTYSFSCQTSLLASMARQGFDFNACVYNGISYLSRAQESAARIRLGTALPSLRVMKSSSPSTVADTVFVERIRSKVKYWRESCKSSDTNKSRDEELVNSLRNIVLGNEQFRSRPCMTVDVCSERQVQLILEMVLDYSDDLLPLPIPTKSGTIHAVRIVLANSKEDKDLLERELRNLEEEESKKIRGFREVIDLISASQKPVISHNCLNDCTLIHSKFIAPLPPEIDEFVSSLCSVFPEVLDINYLMKKHGTMRKVTNIPSAISYLNNHFFAPVDLEIPDQATVKEGKIHGLTALRLSYLFMKLCSILKISPNVTESGNKHLAPELEDFTNVFHPFSTPIQDSFNGGDVGMWTNNTKKVSCEHLVFLWGFKIGITAGMLKSLLRSSHDIFSREFDVKLVDKSCAIVVFWQSGVSKRFLDILNSEEIRGDLKELVSDGMRVTSYETYNTICRLGLWEMDLAESLERALESSCCDIESNCERKSSEIHWYNDNVINLDDL
- the LOC100801962 gene encoding rhodocoxin; protein product: MAVANLQRLSSQVHRLPSVSFFSKSLISRTSTSSSSTKKVADRIVRLSAIDFAGKKHEVVGLAGQTLLKALINTGLVDPESHRLEEIDACAAHCEVNIAQEWLDKLPPRSYDEEYVLVRNSRARVLNKHSRLGCQVLLDHDLEGMVVALPEPRPWDTS